One window of Stigmatopora nigra isolate UIUO_SnigA chromosome 14, RoL_Snig_1.1, whole genome shotgun sequence genomic DNA carries:
- the clint1a gene encoding clathrin interactor 1a has protein sequence MLNMWKVRELVDKATNVVMNYSEVESKVREATNDDPWGPSGQLMNEISRATFMYEQFPDVMNMLWTRMLRDNKKNWRRVYKSLLLLAHLIRNGSERVVTSAREHLYDLRSLESYHFVDENGKDQGVNVRQKVKDMVEFVQDDERLREERKKAKKNKDKFVGVSSESRGYRRYSGDKYDSSEGRNRWDDDWENNKGQFPFSDKLGEISGKIGSTIDDTISKFRKKDRDDSPDRFSDNEEEQRSRSSQNGKSGKEFKDEEETVTTKSVQIVQATETTATRKRGVPSKKVDLGAAAQYTGEKSPNTATKQPQSATSQPPGSGLVDLLMVDSTPSKPASTDLMSGFADFSSPAASAGLSTASAGTVSSSKGEFGEWNAFPGGQMPASVHPADTSGNDPFESMRAGPALASAPVTNVGSSSSSADLFNLMGPTQTFTSSQSLNFNVNTTHSMTTTGLPQSMSQPLPKIGAPLQPQSAQQGVISQGAPAKVSLPSTWSDPSVNISLDFLGPGMQTPKQNQPTLNTLQQGHQANANMLSQGFSTMNLGASAVRPPVNAMMHPGSGMAMAPNPGMMAMGLPSNQPMMGMAMASNQGMMGMGMNMAGVTMAMPGAMGMGMNPPMVQQSKHDSFADFGNFGK, from the exons ATGCTGAACATGTGGAAGGTTCGGGAGTTGGTTGACAAAGC aACCAATGTGGTGATGAACTATTCAGAGGTGGAGTCTAAAGTAAGAGAGGCCACCAATGATGACCCCTGGGGACCATCAGGACAACTAATGAATGAAATTTCAAG agcAACCTTCATGTACGAGCAGTTCCCAGACGTGATGAACATGCTGTGGACCCGCATGCTGCGTGACAACAAGAAGAACTGGAGGAGAGTTTACAAG TCTCTACTGCTGCTTGCTCACCTAATCAGAAATGGCTCAGAGCGTGTTGTAACGAGTGCCAGAGAACATCTTTATGACCTGCGATCATTAGAAAGCTACCACTTTGTTG ATGAAAATGGAAAGGACCAAGGGGTCAATGTTCGCCAGAAGGTGAAGGACATGGTAGAGTTTGTCCAAGATGATGAAAGGCTCagggaagagagaaaaaaggccaagaaaaataaagataaatttGTTGGTGTTTCTTCTGAAAGTAGAGGATACAGACGTTACT cggGGGACAAGTATGACTCCAGTGAAGGCCGTAACCGGTGGGATGATGATTGGGAGAATAACAAAGGACAATTCCCGTTCAGCGATAAATTGGGGGAGATCAGTGGCAAGATTGGAAGCACCATCGATGATACTATCAGCAAGTTTAGGAAGAAGGACAGAGACGACTCACCAGATAGATTCAG TGATAATGAGGAGGAGCAGCGAAGTCGCTCATCACAAAATGGCAAATCTGGCAAAGAATTCAAAGATGAAGAAGAAACAGTTACAACCAAAAGTGTACAAATCGTCCAAGCAACAGAGACTACAGCCACCCGCAAGAGAGGTGTCCCATCTAAGAAGGTGGACTTGGGGGCAGCGGCCCAATACACAGGAGAAAAGAGCCCAAACACTGCAACTAAACAA CCTCAATCAGCAACATCACAGCCCCCAGGTAGTGGACTAGTTGACCTACTGATGGTAGACTCAACACCTTCAAAGCCTGCTTCCACAG ACTTGATGAGTGGATTTGCCGACTTCTCGTCGCCCGCTGCTTCTGCTGGCCTTTCCACGGCATCCG cTGGAACAGTCTCAAGCAGCAAGGGAGAATTCGGTGAGTGGAATGCATTCCCCGGCGGCCAGATGCCAGCGTCTGTTCATCCTGCAGACACTAGTGGAAATGACCCTTTTGAAAGCATGAGAGCAGGTCCCGCTCTTGCCTCTGCCCCAGTCACCAATGTGGGCTCCAGTTCATCCTCAGCAGATCTGTTTAATTTGATGGGGCCGACTCAGACGTTCACTTCCTCTCAGAGCCTTAACTTCAACGTGAACACTACGCACAGCATGACCACTACAGGCCTGCCTCAGTCGATGTCACAG CCCCTCCCAAAAATTGGGGCACCTTTACAACCGCAGAGTGCTCAGCAGGGAGTCATATCTCAGGGTGCTCCAGCCAAAGTGTCGCTCCCTTCCACCTGGTCAGACCCCTCAGTAAATATTAGCCTGGACTTCTTGGGACCTGGCATGCAGACCCCCAAACAGAACCAACCTACTCTCAACACACTTCAACAAG GACACCAGGCCAATGCTAATATGCTGTCCCAAGGATTTTCTACAATGAACCTTGGAGCTTCTGCCGTCCGACCACCTGTCAATGCTATGATGCACCCTGGTTCTGGGATGGCAATGGCACCCAACCCTGGCATGATGGCAATGGGTCTGCCTTCCAACCAGCCAATGATGGGCATGGCCATGGCTTCCAACCAGGGCATGATGGGGATGGGAATGAACATGGCAGGAGTAACAATGGCAATGCCTGGCGCCATGGGAATGGGAATGAACCCGCCAATGGTTCAGCAATCCAAACACGACAGCTTCGCTGACTTTGGGAACTTTGGGAAGTGA
- the lsm11 gene encoding U7 snRNA-associated Sm-like protein LSm11 yields the protein MEEKERNRTPDKTEKEPDSNPSVPALSEEDDAAKLDVCSVNFDPLLALYAPEVSLPFPTIKCFNNVAEYESFLKGGRGRAKPENVEKKQRKAMKGVADPERIERLKKLMVNKKSVDDDDGDEGGSGHSTPRPRQHKPIKNVLTRMTSCQGSPMGELHRCVEQRIRVKVHIRTFKGLRGVCSGFVVAFDKFWNLAMVDVDETYREPLLGKAMYHEKALTISRLFEKLALGDGSGGEGAAEKLGVQGERNQRTSLNPKQDDDQKSEKAIALYASQKKESKAYNKVHTRHINQLFIRGENVLLINLERL from the exons ATGGAGGAGAAAGAGCGGAATAGAACCCCGgataaaactgaaaaagaacCCGATTCAAATCCTAGTGTTCCGGCATTGTCAGAAGAGGACGATGCCGCTAAATTAGACGTGTGCTCTGTAAATTTCGACCCACTATTGGCCCTGTACGCCCCCGAGGTTTCTCTCCCTTTTCCGACCATCAAATGTTTCAACAACGTCGCCGAATACGAAAGCTTCCTGAAGGGTGGCCGGGGCAGAGCCAAGCcggagaatgtggagaaaaagCAGCGGAAAGCCATGAAAGGTGTCGCCGACCCGGAGCGCATCGAAAGGCTGAAGAAGCTAATGGTCAACAAGAAATCagtagatgatgatgatggagaTGAGGGAGGAAGCGGCCATTCCACACCACGACCACGGCAACACAAGCCCATTAAAAATGTCCTGACTAGGATGACAT CATGCCAAGGCAGTCCTATGGGCGAGCTGCACAGATGTGTAGAGCAGCGGATCAGGGTCAAAGTTCACATCAGGACCTTCAAAGGACTTCGTGGCGTGTGCTCCGGCTTCGTTGTGGCTTTTGACAAGTTCTGGAATTTG GCCATGGTTGACGTCGATGAGACGTACCGCGAGCCTCTTTTGGGGAAAGCCATGTACCACGAGAAAGCACTCACCATTTCACGG CTCTTTGAGAAGCTCGCACTTGGGGACGGCAGCGGCGGTGAAGGCGCAGCAGAAAAGCTCGGCGTCCAAGGAGAAAGAAACCAGCGGACGTCTTTGAATCCAAAGCAGGATGACGACCAGAAATCAGAAAAAGCCATAGCTCTATATGCGAGTCAGAAAAAGGAGTCCAAGGCGTACAACAAGGTCCATACGCGCCACATCAACCAGCTCTTTATACGGGGGGAGAATGTTCTCCTGATAAACCTTGAACGCTTATGA
- the thg1l gene encoding putative tRNA(His) guanylyltransferase: protein MQILNGCRLYKRVKSCTARQLAFLFTSPFAMAKSKFEYVRNFEVDDTCLRNCYIVVRLDGRNFHKFAEQHKFTKPNDLRALDLMTRSARSVMEELEDITIAYGQSDEFSFVFKRSSTWFKRRASKLMTHVASQFSSSYVFYWKEFFGDQPLLYPPGFDGRVVLYPSNCNLKDYLSWRQADCHINNLYNTVFWTLVQKGGLTTVQAEERLKGTVAADKNEILYSEFDINYNNEPTVYKKGTTLIWEKDEPVTNNVVNGKKKDKSKRRVQAYHSDIIGQDFWEQHSNILENDGC from the exons ATGCAGATTTTAAATGGTTGCCGACTTTACAAAAGAGTAAAGTCCTGTACTGCCAGACAGCTTGCTTTTTTATTTACCTCCCCCTTTGCCATGGCCAAGAGCAAGTTTGAATATGTGCGTAACTTTGAAGTAGATGACACCTGCCTGAGAAACTGCTACATTGTTGTGAGACTGGATGGACGCAATTTCCACAA GTTTGCAGAGCAGCACAAGTTCACCAAGCCCAATGACCTCAGGGCCTTGGACCTGATGACACGCAGTGCCCGCTCAGTTATGGAGGAACTCGAGGATATTACTATTGCCTATGGACAGAGTGATGAGTTCAGTTTTGTTTTCAAGAGGTCCTCCACCTGGTTCAAGAGAAGAGCCAG CAAACTGATGACACATGTTGCCTCGCAATTTTCATCCTCCTATGTATTTTACTGGAAAGAGTTTTTTGGAGATCAGCCTCTCCTTTATCCTCCGGGTTTTGATGGGCGTGTTGTACTATATCCTAGCAACTGCAACCTGAAAGACTATCTCAGCTGGAGACAGGCAGACT GTCACATTAATAATCTGTATAACACAGTATTTTGGACCCTGGTCCAAAAAGGGGGACTAACAACGGTTCAAGCAGAGGAGCGCTTAAAG GGAACGGTAGCTGCCGACAAAAATGAAATCCTGTATTCAGAATTTGACATCAACTACAACAACGAACCAACTGTCTATAAGAAAGGCACAACTCTCATCTGGGAAAAG GATGAACCTGTCACCAATAATGTTGTGAATGGAAAAAAGAAGGACAAAAGCAAGAGGAGAGTGCAGGCCTACCATTCTGACATCATAGGGCAAGACTTTTGGGAGCAACACTCaaacattttagaaaatgacGGCTGCTAG